A window of Nicotiana sylvestris chromosome 8, ASM39365v2, whole genome shotgun sequence genomic DNA:
ttttcaaatagtttaggggcattttgaacccttttccgaattataaaataaaactaagttTAAGTTACATATATGGAACAATGAATTTTATGAAGTAAAATTTCTTCCTTTATTGAGTTAGATATATATTTGATCAAAATTTATCAACTCTGGGGATGAAATTTTTATTCATAATCATAAACAGTTTTAATGTAATatctatttttttataaaaataatcacTCATCGAGATGGGGTACACACGCAAAGCACGTACTCTAAGACTAGTAGTGCAAAAAGTTGTATGTTTTCTATAAtctactagtattagtacccgcacgATGTGCGGATAATATACTGATCCTCCTAAAttctataaattaaaaagaaCAAATTATATGAATAACTATTGACATAAACTTAAATATTATAACCTCATATGTAGTCGGTGATAcagacaaataaaaatacaatatgattcaaaaataaatactCATTCTCTTTCAATTTACAtaaaatatttctcttattagtctgttaaaagaatgacacatttatGTATTTGGatataattcaactttaaattttttattttacccattttacATATTATGAGAAGTTTTTACACCCATACAAATATCATGGCCCCCACAAAATTATTAGGATCATAAAtttcaaaagttttcttttgTCGTTCTTAAATTTCGTATCAAGTCAAACTATCTCATCTATATTGAAATTGAGTGAATTCATACTTTATAGAGTAATAACAAATAAATACATTTAGTAATAtcttaatttaaattataaaaatatattatattattatctcaaCATAATAAATTCTCGCATCAACATCAACTTCTACCAATCTAAAATTATACAATGACaaattaatatatacatacatgatAATTTATTAACAACCAATATATTCTAACTTTTGGGAGTTACCAACTTATAAAACAGTTGGATCGTAATTTGCTCAATAATTTTGCTAGTTAACTCAATTTTAATCACACAATTAAAGTCACtttatttttaacaatttaaatgataCCTTTTGGATATAGTTAAGATTAATATAttagaattaaataaatattaacctacttcaaattatttttcttcTATGATGCACATGTACTAAAAGAAGATGAGTTCTTatatgtaattcttaattaaatgAATCTTACCTTATGATTTTTGTAATTCATTTTATTTTGTGTAAATAGCAATTTCAAATAGTGCAATTATATTCATCTATGTGTTTAACCCTATCCAAATCTATTTCATTCTAattgacacacacacacacacacacacacacacacacacacacatatatatatatatatatatatatatatatatatcgaccCCATCGATTGCTCGATCAATTAGCTCATGCAATTTAAGAGAACATAAATATCAATAACGGGCTAAAAAGTTATTGTCCATACCCGAGCCATTAGAGAAGAATCTATCTTCCCTTATCTATTTAGCATAGCAACTGCTAGCACTAATAGAAAAAAAAATGTATGTATTGCTTCCAAACAATTGagatataaaataaattataaaaaattggATAATTAATTTTACCGTAAGGCAACACAATTGACATTTGTTCAGCCGATGTCTGAGTCGATTCATAGTTTAAAACATTATCCCCACAGAAATGTATGTCATTAGTTCCTTTATTCTTGTGTAATTTTATGGTTGATCAACTCCCTTCCAATATTATTGGAGTTGCTTTAAACATTGATAGAATCGAACTATATTTATGTGACCATTATCTTTTTGAGAATCATTTTAAAAGTATTCGACTCCAAACCACACACATCACATGTCTTGAATCTCAAAACTGAAAATGCTAATTGAGCAAGAGATATAGAttgatttttaaattaattaaaagtatcAATTTACCCACACTATCTTTATACCCCCTCCCCCTATATTATTCCCTCTACTATGaaattttatatacttatttCATTTATATTGAAGTTTGACTTTAAAACTCCATTTAAATTAACTATATAATAATTTAAgctatatttaaatttttttaatttaattttcgaaattatgtcaattgtttatatttttttagttttatctaTTATAACGGTTTTAAATACGTGTATCTTATTTATATAGTATGACTTAGATCATTAATATTTTAAAAGCTTTCTCTTCTCAAAGATCAAATAAGTCGTATCATTACGTATACATCTACTACTGAAATTAtttaattacatatttttttgtgatgacccaaaatgtcatctttaatttaaataattatctcggtattttaagaccttgaaaagcgctatcaataattcctcgacttgcatgcgtagtccgtataattttccggaaaGTTCTTATGTAGAACAAAATGGATTAAATGACAAACTAGAGCTTTAAAAAAAACTCAATTGAGTtaacttcgatcaacattttgagcaaacgaatccggataaaagttttgaccatttcggtagttccgtatcgtgaattgggacttggtcatatgctcAAGagcgaatttggaggtccctagatcaaattatcgccatttaacggaatctagaaatctaaggctaaagatttcttaagtttaaccggagatttgacttttgagaaaaagacCCCAGAAGGGAATTTTGATGATCCCAATAgtttcatatggtgattttggacttatgaggatgttcggatttggatttggaagtccgtaggacaattcaGCACATTTTGGCGAAAATTGAAAAATAGTAGATTTTTGGAAAAATTtgatcaagagttgactttttgatatcggggtcgaaatccagttctgaaaattttcggagcttttatgtcatttatgacttgtgtgcaaaatttgaagtcaatcggacttcatttgataggtttttgcatcgaatatagaagttgaatgttcttagtttcattaggcttgaattggggtgtgattcacggttttagcattatttgatatgatttgaggtttcgactaggttcgtatgatgttttaggactggttgatgtattttgttgaggtcccgagggccttggggggatttcggaaggttaacgggcAGAAAAAGTTGCTGAAATTCTCTTTGGgcagctgctgcatttttttcaGCAATATGAACAGTGCCCCCGTGAATAGTGCCTCGTAAATAGTACCCATGAACAGTATCAGCGATTTTCTGGACAGAACattaagttctgaaaatgggcCATTTTTAAcgaattggagctcgggaagaggcgattttcgagagattttcagagaaaataaTGGGGTAaatgttcttaacttaattttggttaaattacccgaatctattactagttttggtattaaatctgtgaatttagttggaagagtttgaaaactctcttggatagatttgaggatttgagggtcgaaatgttatcgaaatttagtaattttggtatggttagactcgtggttggatgaggtttcatattccgtaatttttgtcgggttccgagacatgggcctcACGGGCgaattttagtgcaatttcggatttttaatggaaaaatgtagaatttcatatggaattaattcctataatttttattgactaaatcgaattgtttatgactagatttgagaattcgggcacgaattcgcgaggaaaaggcttgttggaatttctaattggttgcaaagcgaggtaagtgtttggtcttaccttagcttgagggattaggagttgtgtcctattttctatgtgttaattgttgagtacgacgtataggcatggtgatgagtatctatacgttggtgtcaagcatgcccgtgagtcttatactatgattaatgtgattcCGTTTCGTATTGTTTATGCTCTATACGATAATTTCTGTTGAGGAATAtaacttgtggaagtattatggttaattgttgaacatggtagagtattggctcaagttaagaattgaattgttgaacatggtagagcgtttgctcaagttaagaatagaattgttgaacgttatagagcattggctcaagttgtgaatcgagttgtgaagtaaatgtgaaaaagagaagaggttgatgatattATCTTCCTTGCCGGAATATTATTTCTTTGATATtctctcccttgccgggacgttattattcatgatattgtttcccttgctggggttttattgtgatattttttattttcccttgcccaaattgctttgtgattgttgcttgagtgaggaagagtgataaagcacgaagggtgatgccgtgccgcacgatgtacaattccatgCCAATTACATTGATTTTAAAacgaggatgagagtaaaagtacaaagggtgatgtcgtgccgcacgatgcaCAATTCCGTGCCAAATTACATTGATTTTAcagtgaggatgagagtaaaagcacgaagggtgatgccgtgaagTTTATATTGAtccttatggtgaggacgagagtaaaagcatgaagggtgatgtcgtgcacttgtccttgatttttcctgattctaattgagttatgttgtcctttacgtttatttattgattttctgttgttacttgattttatttcgatgttatagattcccttgccctatttgccttgtgtttgttgcttgggtgaggaagagtgtaaagcacgaagggtgatgacgtgtattattttggtgagagagtgttaaagcacgaagggtgatgtcgtatattattttggtgagagagtgttaaagcacgaagggtgatgccgtgcattttctatttgttgtgtttacctgttattaacaattcaagtgtattaactgtttagatctctttactgttgtgatcctatgtgttggaatccatagtgtttacagtATTTCACCTTATTtttttatatgttcaatacttcaaatttcaacaattgtatAGTTTTTTTTAACTCAATTAATTTCTCAACTAAAGTTTTCATAAACCGTTTGAGGtcgtactttacttaaaaaggaatttctactatgttttgatttattgatttctcgtattaaaggtaatgactcattcgatattgtaatttaattgaaaagggtattttctatcaaatgatttcaaagaaaacttcatcttttcttgttgatttcctaattgggttggaagttgtactctactttatgttaagtgaatgaggcgtcacaaggtgacctttactcgaaagaattatattcgaaagatgcttattggAAAGATATTTATTGAAAGGAAATATATTCgcaatatatttattgaaaagcatattatcttagagattattacttgaagagTTTATAGGCGAAAGAGTTATATTTGAAAGACTTGATTAATTggttgcacttgtatttattatttgttgagaaacatttatgctgttcttgttgcctgccatttatatcattggttgatcattgttgccaccattgttatctgcttcctattatttttgtacgctatattacacaggtttatttggtagtctggtcctagtttcgtcactacttcgccgaggttaggctagacacttaccagcacatggggtcggttgtgctgatactacacttctgtacatttttgtgtacagatccaggtatttgatcgatagtagctgttCGTtgtggtggagactcaaggtaaacctgctgcagcgttcgcagtcctcggagtcaccttcaattgatcttatttccatatgttcccttgtttcggaacagtgatgtatttatgTTGTATGACTACTCCTAgaaaaggcttatgacttgtactactgaTTTTTGGAATTGTATTTTGTttagagtaatttaatttaaagttagtaaatacctatattattacagtaaatgttaggcttacctagtttagagactaggtgccatcatgacttctttggggggatttttgggtcgtgacatttttcttcttttttttgattcCTTGTTCATGTTATTGCATTATCCATAACTTAGAGTTGTTCATATTATAGTCCACAACTCTCATTAATAGATgaatttagtttttctttttcttgtaataaaaattATATTCATTAATTTTTTATTCTACTGCTCaaattaatatttaaatttatcaatTATATTCTTGAGTatcatttatttattatcttcattttatattttaacctttaaaaaaattatttttattgtatacttatttaaaatttagaaaacttAGTCTAGAACAAATATTTCGATTATCcattatgaaataaataaattattaaatataGATACATTCTGAACTTTAGGTTAAAAGCTTAAAATATATTTATCTTCAACTCATTAAAAAGTATTGAATTTTtacaataaattaaaattacacaTTAGATTATGGTATGATATATTCTTCTCACTCGATATTAGAAAAGGAATCAAAATACTATTGATATCAAAATTCTTTACTTTCCAAATAAAAAATTATAGTTAGAAAATATTAGTAGAATGATtgaactttatttttttttaaagaattcttgtttaaatttaattttaataaatggAATTCCATATATAGTTCTTAAGTGATACTTCCTTATTTGACAATCTCCCACAATCTTAAATTTAAGATTGCCAAGTGACTTTATAGTagtttgccacttggcttaactacaatgcaaactttcttgctttaatatatatatatatatatatatatattaataatgatattgatatagatatatagatttcCTGCCAGGATTGATTTTCCATTGCCAGAATTCTATCTCCATGGATGTTTCTTTTTGACAAACCCGGAAAAGATTAGCACACTTGTTAATGTACTGTTTCACATGGAAGAGCTAATTTGGACCTTTTTATGTGAGCAAAGAACCATAATATCATGAAGCTAATGTCTTGCGTCTACCCATCACAAGTTGAATATATCACGATCCGCAAAACAAATCCCTTAAACACTGGTTTTAAGAGCACACAACTCCAATGCATATCCTAACACTGACTACTTAAGTTGTCAGAGGAATTAGGATAGTAACTCCACATGTGAGGAAGTTTTTAAATCAAGCTGCCAATATCCCCTTTAATAAGAACACTGAGCAACTAATTTTGTTAAGCAAGAACTTCCTACGTATCATTCGCACCGTCATCATCAACCTCTggcttgacaaagaattcaataTATGCAATACGGCTGGGTTGCTGATAGCCAGCAGAATCAATATGTGGGTGAGGCATTGCTGGTTTTGCAACTGAGACCAGATGCTGAACTTTGAGCATTCCCCCTCTCCCAATGGTCAGCTTACTTCCTCGATTATCCTGGATGACACTGCTGGGTATGTTTGAGGTTGTAGCACGGAGAAATTTGTATTTATACCTGTCCATGTCAGGAACTGGATCAGATCATACAGTCTAGCGCAAATGTAAAACATTTTCGCTTATCATATCATTCTGTTAGGAGAAGAACCTGTGAGAGACTTGACGATCACAATGAAATGCAACCAGAAGATCAGTGTTGGCATAACACATAAAGTCTATCTGCAAAACAGATGAATCTAAAAACATAAGAGGGCAGAGAATATGAGAAGAGAATGGTACTAAAACATCAAGTCAAGCCCTACCTGTAAGTCACCATGACCTTCACCTCTAAAGGTAACCGATGGTGGTGTAGGCTGTAGGATTAGATGAATGCTTGATCCTGGCCACTCAAGGTCATCTATGGCTTCCTTTAGAGCTGCAGACTATCAATTGAACCAATGACATGGTGATAATTAGCTCAACAGTAAAGGATGGTTGAGACTTCAAGCAATCACAATTCTTTTTGCGCTAACCACTTTGTCACACTGTAAAGGACGAAGAACACATTCTGTATATGAATTTACGACACTTTACACTTACAAAAACATGAAGCTAACTTCTAACAGATGCTTAAGCTCAACTCATGCGACTTGAAGTACCAGCAAGCCAACACTCGACTGTTAACTATTAAAAGTTAATTCTGACAACCTCTTATTTCTGGATTAAAGGGAACGAGAGACAAATCTATGAAATttctgaacttttctttttgatTGTTGCTTTACCAGTTAGAAGCATAAGGAGGAAAAACACAAGTTTTACTTCCGAGTAACTTTTTTAACTTCTAAAGGAGGGAAGAATATAACTTTACTTCCCTCTCCAAGTCCCTTTGAACCAAACTCAGGAAATAAAAATGATCTCCTTCACTTCCTCTTCTATTTCCTTCCCATTATTATCCTCCCCTCCTTTCTGAAGTAACCCTTAGAGAGAATATGGAGAGGAAACCAGATGTTGATTGCTCCTGCAAATGACCTGAGTCACTGACAAAATTAGTCAAAATGGAAAACACCTCTTTTGAACTCAAGCACAAAATTTTGTTTTCGGGCATGGCACGTTCGTTTCAGTATCCGGAACAAAACGTTCACATTAATAGCAAACAATTAGGTTATATTGCCAGATGCAGCCTCCTGAAAGAGGCATAGAAGGAGACAGATAACTTCTCTTTACACTGCTCTTTAACCAAACTATGGGAAGATACTAAACCTAACTTCCAAATTTAGGGGccgtttggtaggaggtattagaaaaaataatgcaagcattagctctatgcattactaataccttgtttggtaccttttttcaacttgtgtataactaatacttgtattagttatacatcatacttagcattatcctatgcataagtaatgcatagaaaaccatggcattagtaataccaaggctttaatgcatgcattagcatggttaaagacaaaattgtccttaaagtcccttaaagctagagaatatggaggacatttttgtaagcaactatttttttaaaaattatgcaatgcattataattttaatacaccacaccaaacaatagataagaaataatatttgcataactaatg
This region includes:
- the LOC104234192 gene encoding uncharacterized protein isoform X2, producing MSSSAIEPESPDLVCQLDKVQGVVDALTSVRWKRHQDAVVELSEHGIVLIVEETACLQAKVYLQREDIQVLLKYAILVLICNFFSIRSVDSSGACTYAEIRTRIPDTISWDYNFEPAGSTPLSFTVKSAALKEAIDDLEWPGSSIHLILQPTPPSVTFRGEGHGDLQIDFMCYANTDLLVAFHCDRQVSHRYKYKFLRATTSNIPSSVIQDNRGSKLTIGRGGMLKVQHLVSVAKPAMPHPHIDSAGYQQPSRIAYIEFFVKPEVDDDGANDT
- the LOC104234192 gene encoding uncharacterized protein isoform X4; amino-acid sequence: MQLLLKSVDSSGACTYAEIRTRIPDTISWDYNFEPAGSTPLSFTVKSAALKEAIDDLEWPGSSIHLILQPTPPSVTFRGEGHGDLQIDFMCYANTDLLVAFHCDRQVSHRYKYKFLRATTSNIPSSVIQDNRGSKLTIGRGGMLKVQHLVSVAKPAMPHPHIDSAGYQQPSRIAYIEFFVKPEVDDDGANDT
- the LOC104234192 gene encoding uncharacterized protein isoform X3 — protein: MSSSAIEPESPDLVCQLDKVQGVVDALTSVRWKRHQDAVVELSEHGIVLIVEETACLQAKVYLQREDIQVLLKYAILVLICNFFSSACTYAEIRTRIPDTISWDYNFEPAGSTPLSFTVKSAALKEAIDDLEWPGSSIHLILQPTPPSVTFRGEGHGDLQIDFMCYANTDLLVAFHCDRQVSHRYKYKFLRATTSNIPSSVIQDNRGSKLTIGRGGMLKVQHLVSVAKPAMPHPHIDSAGYQQPSRIAYIEFFVKPEVDDDGANDT